In Flavobacterium endoglycinae, one DNA window encodes the following:
- a CDS encoding HlyD family secretion protein: MLNISKENNVLITPGKYKSITSVARRPHYRILNKVIIGFLIFAVGCLFLPWTQNISGSGSVTTLKPDQRPQTVHNAIAGRIEKWYVQEGDYVKKGDTIVFISEVKEDYLDPNLVGNTKQQVDAKKMAVESYGDKVNSLEVQAKSLNTERELKLQQAQNKIRQAQLKIKSDSMDLEAVKTQLRIAKTQFDRSTALNKEGLKPLTDVEQKRLKLQESEAYIITQQNKLLSSKNELINAKVEISRITAEYAEKISKSRSDKFTALSTQYDTEVQVNKLQNQYVNYSLRNGLYYITAPQSGYVNRALLAGLGETIKEGTPIVSIMPASYDIAVETYVDPIDLPLVHRGAKVRVWFDGWPRIVFSGWPGLSYGTYGGKVVAIENFISANGKYRVLISPDGPDNKWPKELSIGAGAQSIALLETVSVWYEIWRNLNGFPPNYYKSDEKEAKNGKDKK; encoded by the coding sequence ATGCTTAATATATCTAAAGAAAATAATGTACTAATAACTCCGGGCAAATACAAGTCTATTACAAGTGTTGCCCGAAGACCTCATTATAGAATTTTAAACAAAGTAATAATCGGATTTTTGATATTCGCTGTAGGATGTCTTTTTCTTCCGTGGACACAAAATATATCTGGAAGCGGTTCTGTTACCACTTTAAAACCAGATCAAAGACCACAAACTGTTCACAATGCCATTGCTGGAAGAATCGAAAAATGGTACGTTCAAGAAGGTGATTATGTGAAAAAAGGAGATACTATTGTTTTTATTTCTGAGGTAAAAGAAGATTACCTTGATCCAAATTTGGTAGGCAATACAAAACAACAGGTTGATGCCAAAAAAATGGCTGTTGAATCGTATGGCGACAAAGTAAATTCACTTGAAGTTCAGGCGAAATCCCTTAATACAGAAAGAGAATTGAAATTACAGCAGGCTCAAAACAAGATTAGACAAGCGCAGCTTAAAATAAAAAGCGACAGCATGGATCTTGAAGCCGTAAAAACACAGTTAAGAATCGCCAAAACACAATTTGACCGTTCAACAGCATTAAACAAAGAAGGTTTAAAACCACTTACAGATGTTGAGCAGAAAAGATTAAAACTTCAGGAATCTGAAGCGTACATCATTACACAGCAAAATAAACTTTTGAGCAGTAAAAACGAATTGATAAATGCCAAAGTTGAAATTAGCCGTATTACCGCTGAATATGCTGAGAAAATTTCAAAATCAAGAAGTGATAAATTTACCGCTTTAAGCACACAATACGATACAGAAGTTCAGGTAAATAAATTGCAGAATCAATATGTAAATTACAGTCTGCGAAACGGTTTGTATTACATTACAGCACCTCAGAGCGGTTATGTAAACCGTGCCTTATTAGCAGGTTTGGGAGAAACTATTAAAGAAGGAACACCAATTGTAAGTATTATGCCGGCAAGCTATGATATTGCCGTAGAAACCTATGTAGATCCAATCGATTTGCCGCTGGTACATCGTGGTGCAAAAGTACGTGTTTGGTTTGATGGATGGCCTAGAATTGTATTTTCAGGATGGCCGGGCTTATCATACGGAACTTATGGCGGAAAAGTAGTAGCAATCGAAAACTTTATCAGCGCCAACGGAAAATACAGAGTCCTGATTTCTCCAGACGGACCAGATAATAAATGGCCGAAGGAACTGAGCATAGGAGCAGGGGCACAAAGTATTGCATTGCTTGAAACCGTTTCGGTATGGTATGAAATATGGCGTAACCTAAACGGATTCCCGCCAAATTATTATAAATCAGACGAAAAAGAGGCAAAAAATGGAAAAGACAAAAAATAA
- a CDS encoding TolC family protein has product MEKTKNKLKYVVQLFSLLFLFSFSTLYSQDFNKEELSYSEFLGYVKKYHPLVKQANLEISNAQAALMMARGGFDPKIEVDYSKKEFKGTEYYSLLNSSFKIPTWYGIEIKAGFDDTDGQYYNPQNRTPEAGLTSLGVSVALGQGMFINQRMADVREGKLQLKLSEAQRKLRAIEVLYKASEAYFEWRKSYNEAQLYKRYLGFASTRFQGVKKLIELGDAPSIDSVEAGITVRNRELNVENGNLKLAKAQLYLSNYLWIENVPVELGEMVKPEENLSLTVEGTLKTDAMLVEVESLESHPKIQALETKMDMLEIGRKLKANSLLPKLNVGYNYISEPAYFDSFNADDYKFNVDFSIPIFLRKERGSLKIAKLKIQDLKYDIEQQRLELKNKIKAQQTEIASLRRQKGVIDNLVKDYTTMLNSEEKLFSFGESSIFLINSRENNLVSAKLSQISIENQFYISNAELYKILANPD; this is encoded by the coding sequence ATGGAAAAGACAAAAAATAAATTGAAATACGTTGTACAACTGTTTTCTCTTTTATTTTTATTCAGTTTTTCGACTCTTTACAGTCAGGATTTTAATAAAGAAGAATTAAGTTACAGCGAATTTTTGGGATATGTAAAAAAATACCATCCGCTTGTAAAACAAGCCAATTTAGAAATAAGCAATGCACAGGCAGCCCTTATGATGGCACGAGGCGGATTTGATCCTAAAATTGAAGTAGATTACAGTAAAAAAGAATTCAAAGGAACCGAATATTATTCGCTCTTAAACAGCAGTTTCAAAATTCCGACGTGGTATGGAATTGAAATTAAAGCTGGTTTTGATGATACAGACGGACAATATTATAACCCGCAGAATCGTACGCCTGAAGCCGGATTGACTTCTCTTGGTGTAAGCGTGGCATTAGGGCAGGGCATGTTCATAAATCAGCGTATGGCCGATGTAAGAGAAGGAAAATTACAGCTTAAATTAAGCGAGGCACAGCGAAAATTACGAGCAATAGAAGTTTTATATAAAGCAAGTGAAGCTTATTTTGAATGGAGAAAAAGCTACAACGAAGCCCAATTGTACAAACGATATTTAGGATTTGCCAGCACTCGTTTTCAAGGTGTAAAAAAACTGATTGAATTAGGAGATGCGCCTTCAATTGACAGTGTTGAAGCTGGAATTACCGTGAGAAACCGTGAATTAAACGTTGAAAACGGAAATCTGAAATTAGCCAAAGCACAATTGTATCTGTCTAATTATTTATGGATTGAAAACGTTCCGGTAGAATTGGGTGAAATGGTAAAACCAGAAGAAAACCTAAGTCTTACCGTTGAAGGAACGCTGAAAACAGATGCTATGTTAGTAGAAGTAGAAAGTCTGGAATCGCATCCTAAAATTCAAGCATTAGAAACTAAAATGGATATGCTGGAAATTGGCCGAAAATTAAAAGCCAATTCATTGCTTCCCAAATTAAATGTAGGGTACAATTATATTTCAGAACCTGCTTATTTCGATTCCTTTAATGCCGATGATTATAAGTTTAATGTCGATTTCAGTATTCCGATTTTCCTAAGAAAAGAACGTGGAAGTTTGAAAATTGCCAAACTGAAAATTCAGGATTTAAAGTACGATATCGAACAGCAGAGACTTGAACTTAAAAATAAAATAAAAGCACAGCAAACCGAAATAGCTTCTTTAAGAAGACAAAAAGGTGTGATTGATAATTTGGTTAAAGACTACACGACCATGCTGAATTCAGAAGAAAAACTGTTTTCATTTGGTGAAAGTTCCATCTTTTTAATCAATTCACGAGAAAATAATCTGGTAAGCGCGAAATTATCGCAGATCAGCATTGAGAATCAATTTTATATTTCAAACGCCGAATTGTACAAGATACTTGCAAACCCAGATTAG
- a CDS encoding NmrA family NAD(P)-binding protein produces the protein MKIIISGSLGNIGKPLTTKLVKAGHDVTVITSSADKKTAIEALGAEAAVGSVSDSDFLTQTINGADALFAMTPPNLGGQNVIANTTEAGKAYAKAIQETNIKRVVMLSSFGADLPNGTGPIAGLYNIEQLYNALDTSITFLRAGYFYTNFYSNVPMINAAGIIGGNYPADLQLPMVHPDDIADAAAEELQKIPAGKNIRYVMSDIRTLGEVAKVFGTAIGKPELPWVEFTDEQSLGGMIEAGVPEEIAQLYTEMGAGLRSGKIASHFLSVNASVDGKTKLEDFAKEFAAQF, from the coding sequence ATGAAAATTATAATTTCTGGTTCATTAGGAAACATAGGAAAACCATTAACGACAAAATTGGTTAAAGCCGGACACGACGTAACGGTAATAACAAGTAGTGCCGATAAAAAAACGGCAATTGAAGCTCTAGGCGCAGAAGCAGCTGTAGGTTCTGTAAGTGACAGTGATTTTTTAACTCAAACCATTAACGGAGCTGATGCTTTGTTTGCGATGACGCCGCCAAATTTAGGCGGACAAAACGTTATTGCCAATACTACAGAAGCAGGTAAAGCTTACGCAAAAGCAATTCAAGAAACGAATATAAAAAGAGTGGTCATGTTAAGTAGTTTTGGTGCTGATTTACCAAACGGAACGGGGCCAATAGCTGGTTTATACAATATTGAACAATTGTATAATGCTCTTGATACTTCTATCACATTTTTAAGAGCGGGTTATTTTTATACTAACTTTTACAGCAATGTTCCGATGATAAATGCTGCGGGAATTATTGGCGGTAATTATCCTGCTGATTTACAGCTTCCAATGGTGCATCCAGATGATATTGCAGATGCTGCGGCAGAAGAATTGCAAAAAATTCCAGCGGGAAAAAACATTCGTTATGTAATGAGTGATATTCGTACTTTGGGCGAAGTGGCAAAGGTATTTGGAACTGCAATAGGAAAACCTGAATTACCTTGGGTTGAATTTACTGATGAACAATCGCTTGGAGGCATGATTGAAGCGGGAGTTCCTGAAGAAATTGCTCAACTCTATACCGAAATGGGTGCTGGTTTACGAAGCGGAAAAATTGCTTCGCATTTCTTATCTGTCAATGCTTCTGTTGATGGAAAAACAAAATTAGAAGATTTTGCTAAAGAGTTTGCTGCGCAATTCTAA
- a CDS encoding winged helix-turn-helix transcriptional regulator: protein MTAIKESSTIQENKQYALDKCPVTFVMDKLGGYWKPIIVYHLGEGDKRYSELKRAIPAITEKMLIQHLKQLEADGLVIREAKPVVPPFVTYRLSNAGKGLMPVIEAMAAWTFKVKDGVFD from the coding sequence ATGACCGCAATTAAAGAATCATCGACCATTCAGGAAAATAAGCAGTATGCCTTAGATAAATGTCCTGTAACTTTTGTTATGGATAAACTAGGAGGCTACTGGAAACCTATTATTGTATATCATTTAGGTGAAGGCGATAAACGCTACAGTGAACTAAAAAGAGCCATTCCGGCAATAACCGAGAAAATGCTGATCCAGCATCTTAAACAATTAGAAGCCGATGGACTGGTGATAAGAGAAGCAAAACCTGTTGTACCGCCTTTTGTAACATACAGACTAAGCAATGCAGGTAAAGGATTAATGCCGGTTATAGAAGCAATGGCAGCTTGGACATTTAAAGTAAAAGACGGAGTTTTTGATTAA
- a CDS encoding MFS transporter, producing the protein MNEKQTQSTSFNGYQKLVIFLLAITQFTVVLDFMVMSPLGDIMMKTLKITASQFGVAVSAYAFSAGISGLLTAGFADKFDRKKLLLFFYVGFTIGTLFCALAPNFYLLVGARIFTGLFGGVIGSISMAIVADLFSLQQRGKVMGFIQMGFGVSQVLGIPIGLYIANAWGWHVPFLWIAGMAVIIIAILYFRLQPIAEHLNLKQEKTAVQHLLHTISKKNYQVGFMSTALLSIGGFMMMPFGSAFAINNLKVTNDELPLLFMVTGIATLISMPFIGKLSDKVNKFKIFAFATVSAVILINIYSHFGPTSFSIVLLTNVFMMVTIMSRMVPSTTLTSAVPDPQDRGAFMSINSSLQQMAGGFGAVIAGLIIVQKDSYAPLEHYDILAMVASSIMLLTIYLVFRVSKIVDTKTRI; encoded by the coding sequence ATGAACGAAAAACAAACTCAATCAACAAGTTTTAATGGTTACCAAAAACTTGTTATATTTCTATTAGCCATAACCCAGTTTACGGTTGTACTGGATTTTATGGTTATGTCTCCTCTTGGAGATATTATGATGAAAACATTAAAAATCACGGCATCACAATTTGGTGTTGCCGTTTCGGCTTATGCTTTTAGTGCCGGGATTTCGGGATTACTAACTGCTGGTTTCGCCGATAAATTCGACCGAAAAAAGCTTTTGCTTTTCTTTTACGTTGGATTTACAATAGGAACTTTATTCTGTGCCCTTGCTCCTAACTTTTATTTATTGGTTGGAGCACGTATTTTCACCGGATTATTTGGCGGAGTAATTGGTTCGATCTCAATGGCAATTGTAGCTGATTTATTTAGTTTACAGCAGAGAGGAAAAGTAATGGGGTTTATCCAGATGGGATTTGGTGTGAGCCAGGTTCTTGGAATCCCAATTGGACTTTACATTGCTAATGCATGGGGATGGCACGTGCCTTTTTTATGGATTGCCGGAATGGCCGTAATAATCATTGCTATTTTATACTTTAGATTACAGCCTATTGCAGAACATCTAAACCTGAAACAGGAAAAAACAGCTGTGCAGCATTTACTTCATACTATTTCAAAAAAGAATTATCAGGTTGGTTTTATGTCTACTGCCCTGCTTTCTATTGGAGGTTTTATGATGATGCCTTTTGGAAGTGCTTTTGCAATTAATAATCTAAAAGTAACTAATGACGAACTGCCTTTATTATTTATGGTTACCGGAATTGCGACATTGATTTCAATGCCTTTTATCGGAAAACTAAGTGATAAGGTCAACAAATTTAAAATCTTTGCTTTTGCTACGGTATCCGCTGTGATTTTAATTAATATTTATTCGCATTTTGGTCCAACATCATTTTCAATTGTCTTACTTACGAATGTATTTATGATGGTTACAATCATGAGCCGAATGGTTCCATCGACTACTTTAACTTCTGCGGTTCCTGATCCTCAGGATCGAGGCGCTTTTATGAGTATTAACTCGTCTTTACAGCAAATGGCTGGAGGATTTGGAGCGGTAATCGCTGGATTGATTATTGTACAAAAAGACAGTTATGCACCACTTGAGCATTATGATATTTTAGCCATGGTGGCTTCATCGATTATGTTGCTTACCATTTATTTAGTTTTTCGCGTAAGCAAAATTGTCGATACTAAAACAAGAATCTAA
- a CDS encoding TetR/AcrR family transcriptional regulator translates to MRTRDTNKEEIVKQKTIEMIVKHGIEGFAMNRLAKECGISVATLYIYYTDKEDLIKKVGTELGTYFFKSSLKGFSPDMPFAEGLAKQWENRSKFMMENTDKIACWGILQNTNYGEEIVNESLAEFKEIMTQFLTGAIERKEIVPISKEVFWSIAYGPLYNLLRFHEKGKGLGGETPFTLTKDVQKEALELIIKALTP, encoded by the coding sequence TTGAGAACGAGAGATACTAATAAAGAAGAAATAGTCAAACAGAAAACCATAGAAATGATTGTAAAGCACGGCATCGAGGGCTTTGCAATGAACCGATTAGCAAAAGAATGTGGTATATCTGTCGCGACTCTTTACATTTATTATACTGATAAAGAAGATTTAATTAAAAAAGTGGGAACCGAACTGGGCACTTATTTTTTTAAAAGTTCTTTAAAAGGTTTTTCACCAGACATGCCTTTTGCAGAAGGTCTTGCTAAACAGTGGGAAAACCGTTCTAAGTTTATGATGGAAAACACCGATAAAATTGCCTGCTGGGGAATTCTTCAAAACACTAATTATGGCGAAGAAATAGTGAATGAAAGTCTGGCAGAATTTAAAGAAATCATGACACAGTTTCTGACTGGAGCGATCGAAAGAAAAGAGATTGTTCCGATTTCTAAAGAGGTTTTCTGGAGTATCGCATACGGACCTTTATACAATCTGCTTCGTTTTCATGAAAAAGGAAAAGGACTTGGCGGCGAAACGCCTTTCACGCTGACCAAGGATGTACAAAAAGAAGCATTAGAACTAATAATTAAAGCATTAACACCTTAA
- a CDS encoding DoxX family protein, producing MRKNNDFGLLILRLAVGILMLFHGIGKLNGGIEFIGGMLSGKGIPSFIAYGALIGEILAPLLIIIGFRTRIGALLMAINCLVAFLLVHTGDVGKLSETGGWALELLGLYFFGSLALFFTGGGSLAASKNNKWD from the coding sequence ATGAGAAAAAACAACGATTTTGGTCTGCTGATACTTCGTCTTGCAGTAGGGATATTAATGCTTTTCCACGGTATTGGAAAACTTAACGGAGGCATAGAATTCATAGGCGGCATGCTTTCAGGAAAAGGAATTCCAAGTTTTATAGCCTATGGCGCTTTAATAGGCGAAATTTTAGCACCTCTTTTAATTATAATTGGTTTTAGAACTAGAATCGGAGCTTTGTTAATGGCTATAAATTGTTTAGTCGCATTTTTACTAGTTCACACAGGCGATGTGGGCAAGCTGAGTGAAACTGGAGGCTGGGCATTAGAACTATTAGGTTTGTACTTTTTCGGTTCGCTTGCTTTGTTTTTTACAGGAGGAGGAAGTCTGGCTGCTTCAAAAAACAACAAATGGGATTAA
- a CDS encoding peptidase domain-containing ABC transporter, which produces MTPFKRFISLLKLDKRDVYQIIFYAAFAGLVNLSLPLGIQAIINFIQSGQLSVSWIVLVILVTIGVGFGGVLTILQLRIVENLQQRIFVRSSFEFAYRLPLIKFKEMYSEYAPEKANRFFDTLMVQKGTAKLLLDFCTAFLQVGLGIILLVLYHSFFMVIGLLFIAILYIIFKFSYKDGLETSLNESKFKYKVAAWLQEIARNRDSFRKKGGFEYALERNDGYVSQYVNYREKHFQVMKKQYIQLTIFKVIVTAALLSIGGFLVIHHQMNIGQFVAAEIVIVLLINSVEKIIFGLESFYDVLTSVEKIGQVTDLEIACIPETSAISETGITIETESIAYNYPDHNKKALKNINLKINQGEKIILRGTNGAGKSTLLRLLAGLLEPESGAMYVTDNFMNRLNEDSYRAQAGTLLQGDTLFAGTIKENILFGNEALNTDDLKWALDNVGLTPDIKTFPNGLEHQVHPGGNELSASDVQKILLARSIVHRPNILFLEDPVDKMDELTSSKIVDFLLSEENDWTVVVTSKNDIWKNKCSRMITIDDGKIINDIKL; this is translated from the coding sequence ATGACACCTTTTAAACGTTTTATTAGTTTACTCAAGCTGGACAAGCGCGATGTATATCAAATTATATTTTATGCCGCTTTTGCCGGTTTAGTAAATCTTTCACTGCCTTTAGGAATTCAGGCCATTATTAATTTTATTCAAAGCGGACAACTTAGCGTATCGTGGATTGTTCTGGTTATTTTGGTAACCATTGGAGTTGGTTTTGGAGGAGTGTTAACGATTCTTCAGCTGCGAATTGTAGAAAATCTGCAGCAGCGAATTTTTGTTCGTTCTTCTTTTGAATTCGCTTACCGACTGCCTTTGATTAAATTTAAAGAAATGTATTCAGAATATGCGCCAGAAAAAGCCAACCGTTTTTTCGATACGCTTATGGTCCAGAAAGGAACCGCAAAACTGCTTTTAGATTTCTGTACCGCCTTTTTGCAAGTAGGCCTGGGGATTATTCTACTGGTTTTGTATCATTCTTTCTTTATGGTAATCGGACTTTTATTTATCGCCATTTTATACATCATTTTTAAATTCTCTTATAAAGATGGATTAGAGACAAGTTTGAACGAATCAAAATTCAAATATAAAGTAGCTGCCTGGCTTCAGGAAATTGCCCGCAACCGCGACAGCTTCCGTAAAAAAGGAGGTTTTGAATACGCGTTGGAACGCAACGATGGCTACGTATCACAATATGTAAACTACCGTGAAAAACACTTTCAGGTAATGAAAAAACAATACATTCAGCTAACTATATTTAAAGTTATTGTTACAGCTGCCTTACTATCAATCGGTGGTTTTCTGGTAATTCACCACCAAATGAATATAGGGCAGTTCGTAGCAGCTGAAATCGTAATTGTATTGTTAATCAATTCGGTAGAAAAAATCATTTTTGGTTTAGAATCTTTTTATGATGTATTAACATCTGTAGAAAAAATTGGTCAGGTAACCGATCTGGAAATTGCCTGTATTCCAGAAACCTCTGCCATCAGCGAAACTGGAATTACAATTGAAACCGAAAGTATTGCTTATAACTATCCGGATCACAATAAAAAAGCGCTTAAAAACATCAACCTGAAAATTAATCAGGGCGAAAAAATTATTTTAAGAGGAACTAACGGAGCTGGAAAAAGTACCTTATTACGACTTCTGGCAGGATTGCTTGAACCAGAAAGTGGTGCCATGTACGTAACTGACAATTTTATGAATCGTCTTAACGAAGATAGTTACAGAGCACAAGCAGGAACTCTATTGCAAGGCGACACCCTTTTTGCAGGAACCATTAAAGAAAATATTCTTTTTGGAAACGAAGCTCTTAATACAGACGATTTAAAATGGGCATTAGACAATGTAGGTCTAACGCCAGACATTAAAACCTTCCCGAACGGATTAGAACATCAGGTTCATCCGGGCGGAAATGAACTTTCGGCTTCAGATGTTCAAAAAATTCTTTTGGCCAGAAGTATTGTTCACAGACCTAATATATTGTTCCTTGAAGATCCGGTTGATAAAATGGATGAATTGACTTCGAGTAAAATTGTTGATTTTTTACTTTCTGAAGAAAATGACTGGACGGTAGTTGTAACTTCTAAAAATGATATTTGGAAGAACAAATGCAGCCGTATGATAACGATCGACGATGGGAAAATTATTAACGACATAAAGCTTTAA